The following coding sequences are from one Pigmentibacter sp. JX0631 window:
- the asnS gene encoding asparagine--tRNA ligase, with the protein MSTLLSGLTQISDIHADNISPAQISIAGWLRTKRGSKKFSFLEINDGTCAKSLQVIVDANISNYSEVEKLTTGCSVKITGNLVLSPGKGQKYEMQATAVSVYGAADPETYPLQKKEMTYEYLRENAHMRVRTSTYSSVFRIRSRISFAIHQFFTQRGFCYVHTPLLTTADGEGAGESFKVTNFDLEQVPKTKEGKVDFTQDFFEEPTMLCVTGQLEGELLAMGLNRIYTFGPTFRAENSNTSRHLAEFWMVEPEFAFADLEDNMQLAQDMIRFVVADVLENCHDDLDVCIQKTQLDTREYLRLALEKPFIRVSYTEAVEILKNCGKNFEHPVYWGCDLKSEHERYLCEEHFKSPTIVFNYPEELKAFYMYLNEDGKTVRAMDVLMPGIGEVVGGSQREDREAILIERMKAKGINTEHMDFYVSLRRFGSVPHAGFGLGLERLIMWVTGMNNIRDVIPFPRTPGNCKY; encoded by the coding sequence ATGTCGACATTACTTTCTGGGCTGACTCAGATATCTGATATTCATGCAGATAATATCTCTCCCGCACAAATTTCAATTGCAGGGTGGTTAAGAACTAAAAGAGGTTCTAAAAAATTTTCCTTTTTAGAAATCAATGATGGTACCTGTGCCAAGTCTTTGCAGGTTATTGTCGATGCAAATATATCTAATTATTCTGAAGTTGAAAAATTAACCACAGGGTGCTCAGTAAAAATTACTGGTAATTTGGTATTGAGTCCTGGTAAGGGGCAAAAATACGAAATGCAGGCAACGGCTGTTTCAGTATATGGAGCCGCAGATCCCGAAACTTATCCCCTCCAGAAAAAAGAAATGACATATGAATATCTCCGGGAAAATGCCCATATGCGGGTCAGAACATCTACGTATTCAAGTGTTTTTCGCATCAGAAGTAGAATCAGTTTTGCCATTCACCAATTCTTTACCCAACGAGGATTTTGTTATGTGCATACTCCTTTGTTGACCACAGCAGATGGGGAGGGTGCAGGCGAATCTTTTAAAGTAACAAATTTTGATTTGGAACAAGTGCCTAAAACTAAAGAAGGAAAAGTAGATTTTACGCAAGATTTTTTTGAAGAACCCACTATGCTTTGTGTTACAGGGCAATTAGAAGGTGAATTACTGGCTATGGGGCTGAATCGAATATATACTTTTGGACCCACTTTTCGCGCTGAAAATTCAAATACTTCAAGGCATTTAGCAGAGTTTTGGATGGTTGAGCCTGAATTTGCATTTGCTGATTTAGAAGATAATATGCAACTTGCCCAAGATATGATTCGCTTCGTTGTGGCAGATGTATTAGAAAATTGTCATGATGATCTTGATGTTTGTATTCAAAAAACACAATTGGACACAAGAGAATATTTGCGTTTAGCTTTAGAAAAACCATTTATTCGTGTTTCCTATACTGAAGCAGTAGAAATTTTGAAAAATTGTGGGAAAAATTTTGAACACCCTGTTTATTGGGGTTGTGATTTAAAAAGTGAGCATGAACGTTATTTATGTGAAGAGCATTTTAAATCTCCAACAATAGTCTTTAATTACCCTGAAGAGCTAAAAGCCTTCTATATGTATTTAAATGAAGATGGAAAAACAGTTCGGGCGATGGACGTCTTAATGCCTGGTATTGGTGAAGTCGTTGGTGGAAGTCAGCGAGAAGATAGAGAAGCTATTTTAATAGAAAGAATGAAAGCAAAAGGCATAAACACTGAACATATGGATTTTTATGTTTCATTAAGACGTTTTGGATCAGTTCCGCATGCTGGTTTTGGGTTAGGACTTGAGCGTTTAATTATGTGGGTAACAGGAATGAACAATATTCGGGATGTTATCCCATTCCCAAGAACGCCAGGTAATTGTAAATACTGA